The genomic segment TATTGGCCAAGTGGGTTGATTTTATAGGCATTATGTACAAAATTACTTACATCACAGAAACTGTGCCAACTGTATGCTGAACTGAAGGATTCTAAAAaagggtggatttttttttatacttgccaCATCTTTAGGGAAAAGGAGGGCATTTAAAAATGTCGCTGTAACAACCACCAttgtttaaaattgaattttcattATTAAGCCACCTGTGCCTAAAATAGAAGGTTATAGAAGATTGGTTTGTAGGAATGGCATGTgttattatatattcattagaCCATACATTAGACCATACATAGTAGCTCCATTAACGAGCTGGATAAGAAGAAAATTCCTTAAGAAATATGCCCAGATGAATCCATTaacttatattattttaaatattgcatAATGTAAGTTGCTTATAAAATCAAAAGAAGAgctataaatgttttctttatctttattcattttatgaaaacattatatttaaacaatatgtaaccgttttataatattaaaaataagttTTTGGACTGTCCTTTAGGTTTTTAGTGGCATCGTAGCATACAATGCGTTCTTCCTGTAGCCATGAAGAGGGATTCTTGGTGTAACTGTTTACCCTGTATGGTGAGCCAGTGCTTAGCTTAATGAACTGAATGTGTCATGGTTCATGAATATATGGAAGAAACCTTCATTTTATCATATCATCAAAACTCATGAACATCCACAGCGATCTACTACCATTGCTGGAATTTTTCCATAAATGATttgttcattttcattaaaatacaacATATTAATTGGGGACATTTTGGTTGGTGTGCAGCAGGGGCCGGCAGAACCTCTGGGGTTTGCTTGCTGAGCAAGATGTGTGTGGGGGTACTTTTGCATAAAGACAATGCCGCACTCCCCAGAGCAATAGTTAGCTTTATATCGTTTTGGTGCAATGATCCAATCCCATCCAAAAGCTTCAAAATCCACAGTCAATGGATAACGGCAGCATCTCGATTCTGTTGAATGTTCATCACAGTCAAGTCCGAAATCTCTTCTAGATCTTTTTGGCGTATCCATAACTTTAACTTCTATAAATGGGTTCTggtgttaaaaaagaaaacacattataGAATGCTTGTTCATTTTGTTTggttatattaaatacatttgcttTGCTGCAGTGTTATTTgtaattttctgtaaaatgtgATGACCCCATGTCAAAATAGTAAATAATATGCTACTGAGAAGACATTATCTAACAGCCCCATACACTAAGCTCCTACACTTTACCCATAAGTAGGACAAGCTGCACTCTGTGCTTTGTGTCCGATTAAAAATCTGGTGCAAGCTACAGAATGTACTACTACCAAGGAAGACCAATACTAAATTCCTGCCTTAGGGAGGTAGTATAGGGCTTTGGAACTACTAGCATTCCCTGGGGCTTCTTGCATACATGTCCTGAAGAATAGGCAACAAAGAGTAATGAGAGGAATCAAAAACACCCACAATTATTGTACTAGGAATTTGCCAGTTTGCCACACAACATTTCCTTGAGGTATATCTTGATAAATATTATTAAGATCACAGAGAAACATATGTTCCCTTGAGTAACATTAGGCTGTCCTCACCAATCCTCTACTTTAGGCCAATGTCTACATTTTTCACCAAAATGCTTCTTCATTATGAAAGTAGCAGTAAACCAGTAAGAGTTTGAGGTTGCCTTAAATAACCTTGGAGTATTCTTCAACAGTTCAGTGGTTTAGTGGTAACTGAACCCATCAAATATTATATAATGTCACATGACAGTGTTTCCAAAAACACGAGGCTTGGAGGCTTGGAGGCTTGGGATTCAGTGAACAGTTATGACACGCCCATGAATGTTATTAGAATGTGATTCAGCCCTATTCCATTGGAAACTAGGCCAATGGCATCCATGGAATTGTTTCTGGCATTATGATTCTGCAGTACTCACAACTGCAAGGATTGTATATGGGCACAATTACCTTTAGGAATGTCTTTAATGCACATACAGTTTTTCAGCAACATTCGTTGATGAGAGCTACAGTGTTCctacaccaggggtgcccaaaaggtagatcaggatctaccagcaGACCTTTAGCTTGTATTAAATTACCCTTctctttcattctttttattcagatatttattctgttacataagaaatagtggattcttaaataaaataaataattcaattcttaaatatagcaatataactttaagtaatatttccatggaacactaacaaagcttttatagatgtagatcataatgggacaacctcactaaaagtagaccctgcattagtaaagttcAGGCACTCACTACAACCTTTGTGTTATCAGTTAAAGCAGTAGTTCTCACTATGTATTGCTATTTGACATTCCTGGTCATAGCTGTAGTGGAGATATAGGCATAAAATAGTTTaggtttattaatattattgtttttttattcctcaAGAACTTATAGAGGAATACTTTGCTGTGGAGAGTTAATATAAAGTGATTTAAAGCTTTTTCTTGCCATGCAATCTAATTGCATTCTACATATGCATCGGACTTAATTTATAATTATTCTACTATACAGCATATGGCCTAGGGGAGAGGGATCTGAATGGACATGGGGTCTACTCAATGGTTCCACCAGCTTTACCACCTCACCTCTTGATGCCAACCTCTTGATGCCACCTCACCTCTTGATGCCAACTACAAGTAAATGGACAGTCAAAcaatcttgggggggggggagtggcaTGTGGcttgttacaccactgcacaCAATCTATTACCTGCTATGGTCAAGTTAACCCATGAAGGTGATACTGTATGCGGGAGATCAATGCTATGCTTCAATCTTGATCTTTGTGtaaatttaatatgtaaatttaatatatagGAGTCCTCCGCCTGCTTAATTTCACTTGAAAGCTTGACAGCCTGTGCAAGCTTACTTACTGCCCAACTCCACCACTTTTTTATCTCCACAATACtccacttttattaaaaaatcataaataacatCTGTGATCCTATTCATTATTGGTCACATGACATTTTGTGACACATATAGGTGTACTGCTGTACATCTGTCCATAACTTATGCTCTTACCAGTCCATCCTCATTTGAACCACGAAATGCAATTGGTAGATCACGTCCATTTTCATCACAAGCTTTAATTTCAATTCCTAGAGTAGATGCAGGTTGCTTTAGCCAGTTTTGTAGAGCTGTTTTCACATCAATACTTTTCCAAGTTCCAGGGCCTGGGTTCATCTCAAGTTTAAGAGTCCTGATTCCAGTGGACCGTGCTCCGTCATTCAAAGACTTTGGAAGTCTGAAGGTCTGTATGAATACTGTAGTATGTTTTTGGACAGGCTTCAAGTATATCCAAAGTTGAGCTTttgctattttattatattgcacTACAGAACTGAATTTAAAGTAACAGCATTTTGTCTTTTCTCCTGTTGCATAATCAGCTATAAAATAAATCAGAAGAATTCATTAAGAAGACATGTTTGGTAGAATAAAAcagttatttttaaaggacatgtaaaccccctcacAAAAATAATGTAATCAGTGTATGTCTTATTTGAAAACACATGCCACCTAAGGCTGCTGCGTCCACTTattcacttaggattccttctcctcctctaacccacgcggcccctccctcaggaatttactttggcagtttgctaatgagcatgctcatattactaaacacaccctccagtctaacagccaatgaagctTATGTGCAAATTAAAATAGGCAAGCCATAGGCGTGCACCCCATGTTTCCTAATAGTGTGCAAATTAGGGGGTAGGAGGAGGGATGCCTATGTGCCCCATGCCCACAACTTAAAATGGAATTTCCTATTTTCTAATttgaatggatgtctttattagtaaaGCTGGTTAAATTGGCCTTGCTCctaagagtttacaatctaaataaaTATCCACATCATACAGTACATGCTGGTATTTAGAAAATTAATGGCTATTTCTTGTagatattgattttatttatatgctCTAATCTGTCCACATATGATTTATCTAAGAAAGTGTTTTCAGCATTTTTAAACCCGTGGACAGGTCTAAAACatacaaaacattattttccttAAGAATTAGACCAAACTCTAAAATCTCTAAAGAGCTCATTAGGCTAAGCCTAAACCAGGCTTTACGTTGGGGATCAAGGCCAAATAGATTGCTGGCACTGCTGAAAGCCAGACATATAGCAACCCAGTCCAATTATGCAACCACTAGGGtctttttgagggtatttttgaTACTACTAAAGAAACCTGGGAGCAAGAGGGTGAGTGTAATAGAAAATGTAGCCCAAGTGTAATAGAACATGTAGCCCAAGGGTCTTTTTGATACTGTACTACTAAAGAAACCAGAGAGCAAGAGAGTAAATGTAATAGAACATGTAGCTCAAAGCAAGATTGGATAGGAAATGTTATACCAATTGTAAAAGGACATTTATAATGGACCCAAGAAGCTCAGGCCAAGGTTAGAACCTTTAAACTGGGAAATCAGATACTAGTTTGTGTTCGAACAGGGGAATGCAAGTTATTAGCAAGTTCCAGCAGGGAAAAGCAAATACTTAGCAAGTTTTGGCTGGGATCTCATGATCCTGAAACAGGTCAAAGAAGATAATGAGTGTAAAACCTGGAAAAAGGAAACCTTATTTATCACGTAACTCTCTGTAAAGTTCTGCTATATAAATACCAAGAAATAATCACCTAAAGTGTTATTTTGTCTTGACAGATTACATTTGTCCTAATTATGGCTGTTGATTCTTTCAAAAGGGTAGGGCTTGAACTTTAAGTGCCATATAAAAGACAAGCAATTTTTGTaatgttatacattatacaatctaagggggttatttactaaactcgattttttttttctggtcaaggttttttggccaaaaacttgaatttttagaggagaaaaaaatagaatattttatcATACCCCGaaactgcaaaaagtctgaatcagaaaatctgccatctccaa from the Xenopus laevis strain J_2021 chromosome 9_10L, Xenopus_laevis_v10.1, whole genome shotgun sequence genome contains:
- the mstn.1.L gene encoding growth/differentiation factor 8; this encodes MNRLRAWGCIYLCLLVAFSPVDLTNSNKATDKDTLCSACTWRQNSKSSRLEAIKLQILSKLRLEQAPNISKDSIKYLLPKAPPLEELIDQYDLQSDDSSEGSLEEDDYHATTETIITMPTESDYATGEKTKCCYFKFSSVVQYNKIAKAQLWIYLKPVQKHTTVFIQTFRLPKSLNDGARSTGIRTLKLEMNPGPGTWKSIDVKTALQNWLKQPASTLGIEIKACDENGRDLPIAFRGSNEDGLNPFIEVKVMDTPKRSRRDFGLDCDEHSTESRCCRYPLTVDFEAFGWDWIIAPKRYKANYCSGECGIVFMQKYPHTHLAQQANPRGSAGPCCTPTKMSPINMLYFNENEQIIYGKIPAMVVDRCGCS